From the Lolium rigidum isolate FL_2022 chromosome 2, APGP_CSIRO_Lrig_0.1, whole genome shotgun sequence genome, one window contains:
- the LOC124685817 gene encoding putative homeobox-leucine zipper protein HOX26: MGESLEVEELVDTSLSLSLTATAGRRPPPPVQALLPASPPPENEAVAAGRRRKVPDTGAVGSTATTKQHRKRGRMVRGGSDVNQRDALGGGTRKKLRLTGEQAALMEKSFRAHNVLSHDEKHDLARRLGLKPRQVEVWFQNRRARTKLKQTEIDCELLRRWCEHLSEENERLRRELAKARSSLSSAFLPKLTAATTVNTSCQSCNKPAGCSPGLGLINRD; encoded by the exons ATGGGGGAGTCGCTGGAAGTGGAGGAGCTCGTCGACACAAGCCTGTCCCTCTCCCTGACCGCTACCGCTGGACGCCGACCGCCACCGCCAGTGCAGGCGCTGCTTCCAGCATCACCACCACCAGAAAATGAAGCAGTGGCCGCGGGTAGAAGGAGGAAGGTACCAGACACTGGTGCAGTTGGTTCCACGGCAACTACAAAGCAACACCGCAAGAGGGGTAGAATGGTCCGTGGCGGCAGCGACGTCAACCAAAGGGACGCGCTTGGTGGCGGCACGAGGAAGAAGCTCCGGCTCACCGGCGAGCAGGCGGCGCTAATGGAGAAAAGCTTCCGCGCGCACAACGTGCTGTCCCAT GATGAGAAGCATGATCTAGCGCGGCGGCTCGGGCTGAAGCCGAGGCAGGTGGAGGTGTGGTTCCAGAACAGGAGGGCACGGACGAAGCTCAAGCAGACGGAGATCGACTGCGAGCTGCTGCGCCGCTGGTGCGAGCATCTCAGTGAAGAAAACGAGCGGCTCCGGCGAGAACTTGCCAAGGCGCGCTCATCCTTGTCGTCGGCCTTCTTGCCCAAGCTCACGGCCGCCACGACGGTCAACACATCATGCCAGTCCTGCAACAAACCCGCCGGCTGCTCGCCTGGGCTCGGCCTAATAAATCGAGATTAA